A part of Setaria viridis chromosome 8, Setaria_viridis_v4.0, whole genome shotgun sequence genomic DNA contains:
- the LOC117866899 gene encoding scarecrow-like protein 34: MSATPEEFLGQGAYLAAPEPFSPSVFLDLPPTPRPDADDPDASDDLVLPFISRMLMEEDIDDKFFYQFPDHPALLNAQQPYAQILSDTTASSSSDSAATNTTSSGTAANSTLSPPSSDAPSSAEPAWPYDSIELSQLLRSPPYPDMGVGLDDFTADDVDALLLQGRQEGATAGFHQSPPVLDTGGGGGGQRQGASLATQNAGSGESQRPRASLAAQNAAGDGSQRQRDSFAAQNAGGGAGIRSLPADEQETKTANATALPAADTDHATLASAFFGAQNGENMDMLNMAFLKGMEEAKKFLPTNNSLLMDLEANSGQSTDSKPVTGFTAARVKEEEVVDGMLLFGGGTTNGRGRKNRYTQEDLEAETGRSSKLMMPEQEETGASELYSEIMSLNYEEFMKRMSDLRIAMDSESEKSARKVSGKKGARGRQRADEVVDLRTMLIHCAQSVATGDRRSGIELLRQIKQHSSPKGDATQRLAHCFAEGLEARLAGTGSQVYQSLVAQRTSVVDFLKAYKLYMVACCYMKVKFTFSTATICNAVAGRSKLHIVEYGVQHGFQYPGLLYTLAKRKGGPPEVRVTAIAVPQPGFRPAHQIEETGHRLSNCARELGVPFKFNAILAQWETVRAKDLNIDPEEVLVVNSECFWGNLMDESVLVDSPSPRDMVLNNIREMRPNVFIHSVVNGTFGAPFFLTRFREALFFYSAQFDMLDATIPRDNDERLLIERDVIGRSALNVIACEGADRVERPETYKQWLVRNHRAGLRQLPLDSEAAKVSRDKVKNYYHRDFLIDEDNRWLLLGWKGRVLYAMSSWTAEDNKPLF; encoded by the coding sequence atgtccgCCACGCCGGAGGAGTTCCTGGGCCAGGGGGCCTACCTCGCCGCCCCCGAGCCCTTCTCCCCCTCCGTCTTCCTCGACCTGCCCCCGACGCCCCGCCCCGACGCCGACGACCCGGACGCCTCCGACGACCTCGTCCTCCCCTTCATCTCCAGGATGCTCATGGAGGAGGACATCGACGACAAGTTCTTCTACCAGTTCCCCGACCACCCCGCGCTCCTCAACGCCCAGCAGCCATACGCACAGATCCTCTCCGATACCACCGCCTCGTCCTCGTCCGactccgccgccaccaacaCCACCTCCTCGGGAACCGCCGCCAACTCCACCctctcgccgccctcctccgacgCCCCCTCGTCCGCCGAGCCCGCCTGGCCGTACGATTCAATCGAGCTCTCCCAGCTGCTCCGCTCCCCGCCATATCCGGACATGGGGGTGGGCCTCGACGACTTCACCGCCGACGATGTCGACGCCCTCTTGCTGCAGGGGCGACAGGAGGGCGCCACCGCCGGGTTCCACCAGAGCCCGCCCGTCTTGgataccggcggcggcggcggaggccaacGGCAGGGGGCCTCCCTCGCCACCCAGAATGCCGGCAGTGGCGAATCCCAGCGGCCGCGCGCTTCCCTCGCCGCCCAGAACGCCGCCGGTGACGGATCCCAGCGGCAGCGCGATTCTTTCGCCGCCCagaacgccggcggcggcgcgggcatcCGGAGTTTGCCTGCGGATGAGCAGGAGACCAAGACGGCAAACGCCACCGCCTTGCCCGCTGCCGACACTGACCACGCCACGCTGGCCTCGGCATTCTTCGGCGCTCAGAATGGGGAAAACATGGACATGCTCAACATGGCATTCCTCAAAGGCATGGAGGAGGCCAAGAAGTTCTTGCCCACCAACAACAGCCTCCTCATGGATCTCGAGGCCAACTCCGGGCAATCTACAGACAGCAAGCCGGTCACTGGCTTTACTGCTGCCCGagtgaaggaggaggaggtggtggatgGGATGTTACTGTTTGGAGGAGGAACCACTAATGGCAGGGGCCGCAAGAACCGCTACACCCAAGAGGATTTGGAGGCCGAGACAGGCAGAAGCAGCAAGCTGATGATGCCGGAACAGGAAGAAACTGGCGCCAGTGAGCTGTACAGCGAAATAATGTCATTAAACTATGAGGAATTCATGAAGCGCATGAGCGACCTGCGCATTGCCATGGATAGCGAGTCTGAGAAGAGTGCGAGGAAGGTGAGTGGGAAGAAGGGAGCGAGGGGGAGGCAGCGTGCAGACGAGGTTGTTGACCTGCGTACCATGCTCATCCATTGCGCACAATCGGTGGCAACCGGCGATCGCCGAAGTGGGATCGAGCTGCTGAGGCAGATCAAGCAGCACTCATCCCCGAAGGGGGACGCCACACAGAGGCTGGCCCATTGTTTCGCAGAGGGACTGGAGGCACGACTTGCAGGCACAGGGAGCCAGGTGTACCAGTCGCTCGTGGCGCAGCGCACCTCGGTTGTGGATTTCCTCAAGGCATACAAGCTGTACATGGTAGCCTGCTGTTACATGAAGGTGAAATTCACGTTCTCCACCGCGACAATCTGTAATGCTGTGGCAGGGAGGAGCAAGTTGCACATCGTGGAGTATGGTGTGCAACATGGATTCCAATATCCAGGTTTGCTCTATACACTGGCAAAGAGGAAAGGTGGACCACCAGAGGTGAGGGTCACCGCAATTGCTGTCCCACAGCCTGGGTTCCGCCCAGCCCACCAGATAGAGGAAACAGGTCACCGCCTCAGTAACTGTGCCCGTGAGTTAGGTGTGCCATTCAAGTTCAACGCTATTTTAGCACAATGGGAGACCGTCCGTGCTAAGGACCTCAATATTGACCCGGAAGAggtgcttgttgtcaacagcgaGTGCTTTTGGGGCAACTTGATGGATGAGAGTGTTTTGGTGGACAGCCCAAGCCCTAGAGATATGGTCCTCAACAACATCCGGGAGATGCGGCCCAACGTGTTCATCCATTCTGTGGTAAATGGCACATTTGGTGCTCCATTCTTTTTGACACGGTTCCGGGAGGCACTGTTCTTTTACTCAGCGCAATTCGACATGCTTGATGCGACCATCCCCAGGGACAATGATGAACGGCTGCTGATTGAGCGGGATGTCATTGGGAGGTCTGCCCTGAATGTGATTGCTTGTGAGGGTGCAGACCGGGTGGAACGCCCTGAAACTTATAAGCAATGGCTAGTGCGGAACCACCGGGCTGGGCTGAGGCAGCTACCATTGGATTCAGAGGCCGCCAAGGTTTCCAGGGACAAGGTCAAGAACTATTATCACAGAGACTTTCTCATCGATGAGGATAACCGTTGGTTGCTGCTGGGATGGAAGGGACGGGTACTCTATGCCATGTCATCATGGACGGCTGAGGATAATAAGCCCCTCTTTTAG
- the LOC117866897 gene encoding RHOMBOID-like protein 2, protein MMKPGAGEEDVQVLVERPYSHENRRPPDHHPVPRQGQQLIRARPYYRRWSPWLVSAATVACVALFLVTMYVNDCPKHNSNCAAGFLGRFAFQPLKENPLLGPSSATLVKMGALHVYKVVHGRQGWRLITCMWLHAGVVHLLINMLCLVFIGIRLEQEFGFARIGLVYLISGFGGSLMSALFIRSSVVSVGASGALFGLIGSMLSELITNWSLYANKAAALASLVLVIAVNLALGILPHVDNFAHIGGLVSGFLLGFVFLVRPQFAWLDHQRMVAAAAAAAAASGGAPPPPPPAGAAGGAVKRKHKTYQYVLWAAAAVLLVVGFAVATVLLFRGYNANEHCSWCRYLSCVPTKRWKCDSSPT, encoded by the exons ATGATGAAGcctggcgccggcgaggaggacgtgCAGGTGCTGGTGGAGCGCCCCTACTCCCACGAGAACCGCCGCCCCCCCGATCACCATCCCGTTCCCAGGCAGGGGCAACAACTTATCAGGGCGCGGCCCTACTACCGGCGGTGGTCGCCGTGGCTCGTGtcggccgccaccgtcgcctgcGTCGCCCTCTTCCTCGTCACCATGTACGTCAACGACTGCCCCAAGCACAACTCCAACTGCGCCGCCGGCTTCCTCGGACGGTTCGCCTTCCAGCCGCTCAAGGAGAACCCGCTCCTCGGGCCCTCATCCGCAAC GTTGGTGAAGATGGGCGCTCTCCATGTGTACAAGGTCGTCCATGGCCGGCAAGGATGGCGTCTGATCACGTGCATGTGGCTTCACGCCGGAGTTGTTCATCTGCTCATCAACATGCTCTGCCTCGTGTTCATCGGCATACGGCTGGAGCAAGAATTCGGGTTCG CGCGGATCGGGCTGGTGTACCTGATCTCCGGGTTCGGCGGGAGCCTGATGTCCGCCCTGTTCATCCGGTCGAGCGTCGTCTCCGTGGGCGCGTCGGGTGCTCTGTTCGGCCTGATCGGGTCGATGCTGTCGGAGCTGATCACCAACTGGTCGCTCTACGCCAACAAGGCGGCCGCCCTGGCGTCGCTGGTGCTGGTGATCGCCGTCAACCTCGCCCTCGGCATCCTCCCCCACGTCGACAACTTCGCCCACATCGGCGGCCTCGTCTCCGGCTTCCTCCTCggcttcgtcttcctcgtccGCCCCCAGTTCGCATGGCTCGACCACCAGAgaatggtggcggcggcggcggcggctgctgctgcttctggtggtgctcctcctcctcctcctccagctggtgctgctggtggtgcggTGAAGCGCAAGCACAAGACGTACCAGTACGTGCTgtgggcggccgccgccgtgctgctcgTCGTCGGGTTCGCGGTGGCGACCGTGCTGCTGTTCCGGGGTTACAACGCCAACGAGCACTGCTCCTGGTGCCGCTACCTCAGCTGCGTCCCCACCAAGCGCTGGAAGTGCGACTCGTCGCCGACCTAG